One Mycolicibacterium fortuitum subsp. fortuitum genomic window carries:
- a CDS encoding nitrate reductase subunit alpha has translation MTKPHVGGSIEELLERSGRFFTPGQFSDDLRTVTRQGGRQGDVFYRDRWSHDKVVRSTHGVNCTGSCSWKIYVKDGIITWETQETDYPSVGPDRPEYEPRGCPRGAAFSWYTYSPTRVRYPYARGVLVQMYREAKDRLKDPVLAWADIQGDPVRRKRYHQARGKGGLVRVTWAEATEMIAAAHVHTIKTYGPDRVAGFSPIPAMSMVSFAAGSRFVELLGGVMTSFYDWYADLPVASPQVFGDQTDVPESGDWWDASYLMMWGSNVPVTRTPDAHWMAEVRYRGTKVVTVSPDYADNTKFADEWMPCAAGTDGALAMAMGHVILDECFVQKRVPFFVDYVRQFTDLPFLVKLEERDGVLVPGKNLTAADLGGPVAEQENAAFKPVLLDGASDSVAVPQGSLGFRFGADGVGKWNLDLENLSPALTVLGDTFETAEIALPRFDTVDGSGTTMQRGVPVRRVGEHMVCTVFDLMLAQYGVHRPGLPGDWPAGYDDATKPYTPAWQEQITGVSAAQAIRIAREFARNAEESGGRSMIIMGAGICQWFHGDATYRAVLALLLLTGSMGRNGGGWAHYVGQEKCRPVTGWAAMAMGTDWSRPPRQMAGTSYWYVHTDQWRYDGYRADALSSPLGRGRFRDKHTMDVLSSAVAMGWTPFFPQFDRSSLDVADEAKAAGQEVPDYVAQQLASGELQLAVTDPDNPANWPRVLNIWRANLLGSSSKGNEYFLRHLLGTTSNVQAEPTGPELRPNDVAWTEDIPEGKLDLLMSIDFRMTSTTLLSDVVLPAATWYEKADLSSTDMHPYVHAFSPAVDPPWETRSDFEAFGAIARTFSALAARHLGTRTDVVMGTLQHDTPGAMAYPGGTEHDWRATGETPVPGKTMGPLVVVERDYAAIAEKWSALGPLVDSLGLTTKGVTTHPEPEVAELAAKFGVMDSGAAQGRPAITTAERMVDVILALSGTSNGRLAVEGFKELERRTGRKLVHLAEGSEERRITYADTQARPVPVITSPEWSGSETGGRRYAPFTVNIEELKPFHTLTGRMHFYVDHDWLEELGEQLPIYRPPLDMARLFGESQLGRDGIGLTVRYLTPHSKWSIHSEYQDNLFMLSLSRGGPTMWMSPLDAAKIEVKDNDWIEAVNRNGVLVCRAVVSHRMPEGVVYVYHAQERTIDVPLSETTGTRGGIHNSLTRLLVKPSHLAGGYAQHSFAWNYLGPTGNQRDEVTVVRRRSQEVQYQ, from the coding sequence ATGACCAAGCCCCACGTCGGTGGATCGATCGAGGAACTGCTTGAGCGCAGTGGCCGCTTCTTCACCCCGGGGCAGTTCTCCGACGACTTGCGTACGGTCACCCGCCAGGGAGGTAGGCAGGGTGACGTGTTCTACCGGGACCGGTGGAGCCATGACAAGGTGGTGCGGTCCACGCACGGGGTGAACTGCACCGGATCGTGTTCCTGGAAGATCTACGTCAAGGACGGGATCATCACCTGGGAGACCCAGGAGACCGATTACCCGTCGGTGGGCCCTGACCGTCCTGAGTACGAGCCACGCGGCTGCCCGCGTGGCGCGGCCTTCTCCTGGTACACCTACTCGCCGACCCGGGTGCGGTACCCGTATGCCCGCGGAGTGCTGGTCCAGATGTACCGGGAAGCCAAAGATCGGTTGAAGGACCCGGTGTTGGCCTGGGCCGACATTCAGGGTGATCCGGTGCGCCGCAAGCGATATCACCAAGCCCGCGGCAAGGGCGGCCTGGTCCGGGTGACCTGGGCCGAGGCCACCGAGATGATCGCCGCGGCACACGTGCACACCATCAAGACCTACGGCCCGGACCGCGTCGCCGGATTCTCGCCGATTCCAGCGATGTCCATGGTGTCGTTTGCGGCGGGGTCGCGATTCGTCGAACTGCTCGGCGGGGTGATGACGTCGTTCTACGACTGGTATGCCGACCTTCCGGTGGCCTCCCCACAGGTGTTCGGCGATCAGACCGATGTGCCGGAGTCTGGGGACTGGTGGGATGCGTCGTACCTGATGATGTGGGGCTCCAACGTTCCCGTGACCCGGACGCCCGACGCGCACTGGATGGCCGAGGTGCGGTATCGGGGCACGAAAGTGGTGACGGTCAGCCCTGATTACGCCGACAACACCAAGTTCGCCGACGAGTGGATGCCCTGTGCGGCGGGCACCGACGGCGCCCTGGCGATGGCCATGGGACACGTCATCCTCGACGAATGCTTTGTTCAGAAACGGGTTCCGTTCTTCGTCGACTATGTACGCCAGTTCACCGACCTCCCGTTCCTGGTGAAGCTGGAGGAACGCGACGGGGTACTGGTTCCCGGAAAGAACCTCACCGCAGCAGATCTCGGTGGACCGGTGGCCGAACAGGAGAACGCCGCGTTCAAACCAGTGCTGCTCGACGGTGCCAGTGACAGCGTCGCAGTGCCGCAGGGCTCACTCGGGTTCCGGTTCGGCGCCGACGGCGTCGGCAAGTGGAATCTCGATCTGGAAAACCTGTCGCCCGCGTTGACCGTGCTGGGAGACACCTTCGAGACTGCGGAGATCGCCCTGCCGCGTTTCGATACGGTCGACGGATCCGGCACCACCATGCAACGAGGCGTGCCGGTGCGGCGGGTGGGTGAACACATGGTGTGCACCGTCTTCGACCTGATGCTGGCCCAGTATGGCGTACACCGACCCGGCTTGCCCGGCGACTGGCCCGCCGGCTACGACGATGCCACCAAGCCGTACACCCCGGCCTGGCAGGAGCAGATCACCGGGGTGTCGGCTGCTCAGGCGATCCGCATCGCTCGCGAATTCGCCCGCAATGCCGAGGAATCCGGTGGCCGCTCGATGATCATCATGGGTGCGGGCATCTGCCAGTGGTTCCACGGCGACGCCACCTATCGTGCGGTGCTCGCGCTGCTCCTGCTCACCGGCTCGATGGGGCGTAACGGCGGTGGCTGGGCGCATTACGTGGGGCAGGAGAAGTGCCGGCCGGTGACCGGGTGGGCCGCGATGGCGATGGGAACCGACTGGTCGCGGCCACCGCGGCAGATGGCGGGCACGTCGTACTGGTACGTCCACACCGATCAGTGGCGCTACGACGGCTACCGCGCCGACGCGCTGTCGAGTCCTCTCGGAAGGGGCCGGTTCCGAGACAAACACACGATGGATGTGCTGAGTTCCGCGGTGGCCATGGGGTGGACGCCGTTCTTCCCGCAGTTCGACCGCTCAAGTCTGGATGTGGCAGACGAGGCCAAGGCCGCCGGTCAAGAAGTGCCGGACTACGTCGCCCAGCAATTGGCGAGCGGCGAACTGCAACTGGCGGTCACCGATCCGGACAACCCGGCGAACTGGCCACGCGTACTCAACATCTGGCGGGCCAACCTGCTCGGCTCGTCCAGCAAGGGCAACGAATACTTCCTGCGTCACCTGCTGGGCACCACGTCCAACGTGCAGGCCGAGCCCACCGGGCCCGAGTTGCGGCCCAACGATGTGGCATGGACCGAGGACATTCCCGAGGGCAAACTCGATCTGTTGATGTCGATCGACTTCCGCATGACCTCGACGACGCTGCTCTCGGATGTGGTGCTGCCGGCTGCCACCTGGTACGAGAAGGCAGACCTGTCCAGTACCGACATGCACCCGTACGTCCACGCGTTCAGCCCCGCCGTGGACCCGCCGTGGGAAACCCGGTCTGACTTCGAGGCCTTCGGTGCGATCGCCCGCACCTTCAGTGCACTGGCCGCCCGGCATCTCGGTACCCGCACCGACGTCGTGATGGGCACGCTGCAGCATGACACGCCGGGTGCCATGGCCTATCCCGGTGGCACCGAGCATGATTGGCGGGCCACCGGAGAAACGCCGGTACCGGGTAAGACGATGGGCCCGCTGGTGGTGGTGGAGCGCGACTACGCCGCGATCGCCGAGAAATGGTCGGCACTGGGGCCGCTGGTCGACTCACTGGGGCTGACCACCAAAGGCGTCACCACCCATCCCGAGCCGGAGGTCGCCGAGCTGGCGGCGAAGTTCGGCGTGATGGATTCCGGTGCGGCCCAGGGGCGGCCCGCGATCACCACGGCCGAACGGATGGTCGATGTCATCCTCGCCTTGTCTGGCACCTCGAACGGCCGGCTGGCGGTCGAGGGCTTCAAGGAGCTGGAGCGGCGTACCGGCCGAAAGTTGGTGCACCTTGCCGAAGGCAGCGAGGAACGCCGGATCACCTACGCCGACACCCAGGCCAGACCGGTCCCGGTGATCACCAGCCCGGAGTGGTCGGGCAGTGAGACCGGAGGTCGCCGCTACGCGCCGTTCACCGTGAACATCGAGGAACTCAAGCCGTTCCACACGCTCACCGGCCGGATGCACTTCTACGTCGACCACGACTGGTTGGAGGAGCTCGGGGAGCAGCTGCCGATCTACCGGCCACCGTTGGACATGGCGCGGCTGTTCGGGGAGTCACAGCTGGGCCGCGACGGTATCGGGTTGACGGTGCGTTACCTGACGCCGCACTCCAAGTGGTCGATCCACTCCGAGTACCAGGACAACCTGTTCATGCTGTCCCTGTCCCGCGGTGGTCCCACGATGTGGATGAGTCCGCTGGACGCGGCGAAAATCGAAGTCAAGGACAATGATTGGATCGAGGCGGTCAACCGCAACGGGGTACTGGTCTGCCGTGCCGTGGTCAGTCACCGGATGCCGGAAGGCGTCGTCTACGTCTACCACGCCCAAGAGCGGACCATCGACGTGCCGCTGAGCGAAACCACCGGTACCCGCGGCGGTATCCACAACTCGCTGACCCGGCTGTTGGTCAAGCCGAGTCACCTGGCCGGCGGCTATGCGCAACATTCATTTGCCTGGAACTACCTCGGCCCCACCGGAAATCAGCGCGACGAAGTGACGGTGGTTCGCCGCCGCTCGCAGGAGGTGCAATACCAGTGA
- a CDS encoding nitrate/nitrite transporter — MTTATTPYLGQGQGMNLVLATWVSAINFWAWNMIGPLSTTYAGDMKLSATQASMLVATPILVGSLGRIAIGALTDRYGGRTMFLAVTLASIVPVLAVGAAGEARSYPMLLVCGFFLGIAGTIFAVGIPFANNWYEPSRRGYATGVFGMGMVGTALSAFFTPRFVRWFGLFQTHLIIAAALAVTAVLCIVVMRNSPAFQPNTDPVLPKLKSALKLPVTWEMSFLYAVVFGGFVAFSNYLPTYIKNVYEFSAVQAGSRTAGFALAAVLARPIGGALSDRIPPKYVVLTSFAGTAVLAFIAMFQPPPDVWSAATFIGLAIFLGIGTGGVFAWVARRSPAKEVGSVTGIVAAAGGLGGYFPPLVMGATYDPVDHDYTIGLLLLVATALVAFGYTAMRLHAREPDQAKEAHR; from the coding sequence GTGACCACGGCAACTACGCCGTACCTGGGCCAAGGGCAGGGCATGAATCTTGTGCTTGCCACCTGGGTCTCGGCCATCAATTTCTGGGCCTGGAACATGATCGGCCCACTCTCCACGACCTACGCCGGCGACATGAAGCTCAGTGCCACGCAGGCTTCGATGCTCGTCGCCACACCGATACTGGTCGGGTCGCTCGGCCGCATCGCCATCGGGGCGCTGACCGACAGGTACGGCGGTCGCACCATGTTCCTTGCGGTGACGCTGGCCTCGATCGTCCCCGTATTGGCGGTCGGCGCGGCGGGTGAGGCCAGGTCTTATCCGATGTTGTTGGTGTGCGGATTCTTCCTGGGAATCGCGGGCACCATATTCGCGGTCGGGATCCCGTTCGCCAACAATTGGTACGAGCCGTCCCGACGTGGCTATGCCACCGGCGTTTTCGGCATGGGCATGGTGGGCACCGCGCTGTCGGCGTTCTTCACACCGCGGTTCGTGCGGTGGTTCGGATTGTTCCAGACCCACCTCATCATCGCGGCCGCCCTGGCCGTGACGGCGGTGTTGTGCATCGTGGTGATGCGCAATTCGCCGGCGTTCCAACCGAACACCGACCCGGTGCTGCCGAAGCTCAAGTCGGCCCTGAAGCTGCCCGTCACGTGGGAGATGTCGTTCCTGTACGCGGTGGTCTTCGGCGGATTCGTGGCATTCAGCAACTACCTGCCCACCTACATCAAGAACGTCTACGAGTTCTCGGCCGTCCAAGCGGGCAGTCGCACAGCGGGGTTCGCGTTGGCTGCGGTGCTGGCCCGCCCGATCGGCGGCGCGCTCTCGGACCGGATACCGCCCAAGTACGTCGTGCTCACGTCCTTCGCGGGCACCGCGGTACTCGCCTTCATCGCGATGTTCCAGCCGCCACCGGACGTGTGGTCGGCGGCCACCTTCATCGGACTGGCAATCTTCCTCGGGATCGGGACCGGCGGAGTGTTCGCCTGGGTGGCACGCCGCTCGCCCGCCAAGGAAGTCGGATCGGTGACGGGCATCGTCGCTGCCGCAGGTGGTTTGGGTGGCTATTTCCCGCCCTTGGTGATGGGTGCGACGTATGACCCGGTCGACCACGACTACACGATCGGGCTGCTGCTCCTGGTGGCCACCGCGTTGGTGGCGTTCGGCTATACCGCCATGAGACTGCACGCCCGGGAACCTGACCAGGCCAAGGAGGCTCATCGATGA
- a CDS encoding (deoxy)nucleoside triphosphate pyrophosphohydrolase: MDAQIVVAGALFSEAGLLVAQRQRPPELAGLWELPGGKVAAGETDADALARELREELGVEVSVGARLGADVALDSGMTLRAYRATLTSGSPHPHDHRALRWVTADELDDLPWVPADRAWLPDLADALSPSGRSEST, encoded by the coding sequence ATGGATGCACAGATCGTGGTGGCCGGTGCTCTTTTCTCGGAAGCCGGCCTGTTGGTCGCCCAGCGGCAGCGGCCTCCGGAGTTGGCCGGGCTGTGGGAGCTGCCGGGTGGAAAGGTAGCGGCGGGCGAGACCGACGCCGACGCGCTGGCTCGGGAACTGCGGGAGGAGCTGGGCGTCGAGGTGAGTGTCGGTGCGCGGCTGGGTGCCGACGTCGCCTTGGACTCCGGAATGACGCTGCGCGCCTACCGGGCAACGCTCACATCGGGTAGTCCGCACCCGCACGATCACCGGGCGCTGCGATGGGTCACCGCCGACGAACTCGACGACCTGCCGTGGGTACCGGCAGACCGGGCGTGGCTCCCGGACCTGGCCGATGCACTTTCACCGTCGGGTAGAAGCGAAAGCACCTGA
- a CDS encoding 4a-hydroxytetrahydrobiopterin dehydratase, which produces MAVLSNDQVDAALPDLPGWERAAGALRRSTKFPTFLDGIEAVRRVAEFAEEKDHHPDIDIRWRTVTFALVTHSAGGITEKDVQMAEEINRILSDQPG; this is translated from the coding sequence ATGGCCGTGTTATCGAACGATCAGGTCGACGCCGCACTGCCCGATCTGCCGGGCTGGGAACGCGCGGCGGGCGCCCTGCGCAGATCCACGAAATTCCCGACGTTCCTCGACGGCATCGAAGCGGTGCGCCGCGTGGCTGAGTTCGCCGAGGAGAAAGACCACCATCCGGACATCGACATCCGTTGGCGCACCGTCACATTCGCCTTGGTGACGCATTCCGCCGGCGGCATCACCGAGAAGGACGTCCAGATGGCCGAGGAGATCAACCGGATTCTGTCCGACCAGCCCGGCTAG
- a CDS encoding mannosyltransferase has protein sequence MAPVLLVFSIAARLAWTYFVPNGANFVDLHVYVGGAATLDGHADTLYDYVYADQTPDFPLPFTYPPFAAVVFYPLHLLPFGLVAFCWQIGIIAALYGVVRISQLLLGDPAPRRVAMLWTAVGIWTEPLRSTFDYGQVNVVLVLAVLYAVYSNRWWLSGLLVGLAAGVKLTPAVSGLYFVGARRWGTAVFSAVVFFGTVAVSVLVIGDEARRYFTELLGDADRIGPIGTSFNQSWRGGISRILGHDAGYGPAVLIGIAVTAVLAVMAWRAIGGSADRLGAIVIVSLFGLLLSPISWTHHWVWLIPLMIWLLHGPLADRLGARILGWGWLGLTLIGVPWLLSFAQPTIWVIGRPWYLAWAGLVYIVATLATLAWIATSRAGRTESG, from the coding sequence GGTGGCGCCGCCACGCTCGACGGGCACGCCGACACGCTCTACGACTACGTTTACGCAGACCAGACCCCGGATTTCCCACTGCCTTTCACCTATCCGCCGTTCGCCGCGGTGGTGTTCTACCCCTTGCATCTGTTGCCCTTCGGGCTCGTCGCCTTCTGCTGGCAGATCGGCATCATCGCCGCGCTGTACGGCGTGGTGCGGATCAGTCAGCTGTTGCTCGGCGACCCGGCGCCTCGGCGTGTCGCGATGTTGTGGACGGCCGTCGGCATCTGGACCGAACCGCTGCGCAGCACGTTCGACTACGGCCAGGTCAACGTCGTCCTCGTGCTGGCGGTGCTCTATGCCGTGTACAGCAATCGGTGGTGGCTGTCGGGATTGTTGGTCGGCCTGGCCGCCGGAGTGAAGCTCACGCCCGCGGTGTCGGGGCTGTACTTCGTCGGCGCGCGCCGCTGGGGCACCGCGGTGTTCTCGGCTGTGGTGTTCTTCGGCACGGTCGCGGTCTCGGTGTTGGTGATCGGGGACGAGGCCCGCCGGTACTTCACCGAATTGCTCGGGGACGCAGACCGGATCGGACCGATCGGGACGTCGTTCAACCAGTCGTGGCGCGGCGGGATCTCACGCATCCTCGGCCATGACGCCGGGTACGGGCCGGCCGTGCTGATCGGCATCGCCGTCACCGCGGTGCTCGCCGTGATGGCGTGGCGGGCGATCGGCGGCAGTGCCGACCGGCTCGGCGCCATCGTGATCGTGAGCCTGTTCGGGTTGCTGCTTTCGCCGATTTCGTGGACGCACCACTGGGTCTGGCTGATCCCGCTGATGATCTGGTTGCTGCACGGGCCACTGGCCGACCGGCTGGGGGCACGCATCCTGGGTTGGGGATGGCTGGGGCTGACGCTGATCGGCGTGCCGTGGTTGCTCAGCTTTGCCCAGCCGACGATCTGGGTGATCGGACGGCCCTGGTACCTGGCCTGGGCCGGGCTGGTCTACATCGTCGCGACACTGGCGACGCTGGCCTGGATCGCGACTAGCCGGGCTGGTCGGACAGAATCCGGTTGA